Below is a genomic region from Triticum dicoccoides isolate Atlit2015 ecotype Zavitan chromosome 5A, WEW_v2.0, whole genome shotgun sequence.
attggcccTCATCTTATGTCATGGCAAAATCTGGTATCTCGATTGGAGTTGATTAACCTGACACAAGGACGTGACATGTTCCGCTGGAACCTCACGACATCTAGGTCCTTCACAGTTGACTCTATGTATCGTGCGCTCACGCATTCAGAGGTCCCAGTGGATAATAACAAGAAAATTTGGATGTCGAAGATTCCACTAAAAGTTAAAATCTTTATGTGGTATCTTCGAAGGGGAGTTGTGCTAACCAAAGACAATCTCGCCCGTCGCAATTGGCATGGAAGTAAGAAGTGTAGTTTTTGTACTCATgatgagacaatcaaacacctctttttccaaTGCAAGTTTGCGCGTTCTACGCGATCAGTCATTCAAATAGCATCCAATTTGTATCCGCCAACAaatgttgccaatatttttggtcattgatTGGACGGaatttcaaataggttcaaaatgCTAATTAGGGTGGGAGCATATACCTTATTATGGGCActctggctatgtagaaatgatttggttttcgaGGGCAAAAACACCTCTCCTTTGCAGGTTCTTTTCCGTTGTACGCACTTGCTTCGCACGTGGTCTACACTACATCGAAGAGAGTATCAACCGCTATTTAAGGCGGTGTGTACGTGGTTGGAGCGGGTGGCCACTGAGGTCTTCACCCagcatgggtggcagcataatctccgTATTGACGCACCAACTCCTTCGACATAGGCATACCATCGGTTCTATATGATCCTATTATTGCTGATTTGTCACTTTTTTATAATCTTCTTTTAATTTGTTTTTGTTTGGTTGTGTGCATTTTAGCTATGCAGAGACAGGGCGATGCTTATCAGgttttgtatccgcttgatgctacattttgagtcaataaaaatATCATTTATCGAAAAATAATAATATTCCAACTAAAAAAACGTTATATTATCGATCAAATATTCAGGTTCATATAGATCACTTGACcgaattagagggtgtttgtttccagggacttattggtctagggacttaaataagtccctataagtctcatctaaaccaaacaggaaggacttatagggacttaaagtggacATTTGGGACTTATggaataagactctcaaggagggacttatagggacttatagttgtaatatggcctTATAGAGACTTATAAGTTTTGGAAACCAAACATGTAGAAACTTTTTAGAAACttgagacttataagttgggactaaaaaaaatcTTAAAACTTATGAACAAAACAGGACCTTAGAAAGTACCTGTATGCGCGGACCTTGCTTTTTTTCGTGTATTTTCGATGCCGCCGAAAGCCACGAGTGTGCCACCGCAGTCAGCTTAGCACTCACCGTCCTCCCTTCGCCGGCCGCGTCGCCGTGACAAGACCGACGTTCTTACCGCGTCCTCGCTCCCGCGAAATTGGCGTGATATCTCCACGATCCCCTCGCGATCATCCAAGAACATTCCTCGCGACCACGGACCATCGCTCTCAAATCTCAATAAAACCACCCCTAGTTCGCCACTGAGCTGCTCACATTCAGAGCTTGGCAACAAGCGAGAGCGAGCGTCTGTCTCTGTCCATTCACGAGCTCCGAACTTCTAGACGCCGGGAGCCGGCGATGGCGGCGCCTGCTGCTCTTGACGTTAGCCTCGAGAGGGTAGCTACGGCAGTGGCCGTTCCACCACCCGGCATCGACGTCGACGGTGCCACCGCGGAGGCGGAGTTCCTCTGGGAGCTGCGCAAGTACGTGCTGCTCCTCGCCACGCTCGCGGCCTCCGTCACCTACTCCGCGGGGCTGAGTCCGCCAGGCGGATTCTGGCCCGACAACGACGCCGACGGAGGCGCGCGTCTCGCCGGCGACCCGGTGCTCCTCGTCACCTACCCGCGCCGATACAAGGCCTTCTTCTACTGCAACGCCACCGCCTTCGTCGCCTCCCTCGTCATCGTCAACCTCCTGCTCGTCCGCTCGCTCGCCCACCGCCGGCGGTGGCTGCGCGCGCTCCAGGCCGCCATGCTGCTCGACCAGTTCGGTCTCATGGGGGCCTACGCCGCGGGCAGCTGCAGGGACGCGGCCATGTCCGCCTACGTCTTCGTTCTCGTCGCCTTGGTTGGCTGCTACGTCTCCGCCCACGTCCTCGTCTTCGTGCTCCTCGCCCCGACAGCGCGAGGCGACAAGGTCACGCCGGCCGACAGAGTGGAGCGCGCGCGCAAGTACCTGCTCATCTTCGCGACGCTGGCGGCGACCATCACGTACCAGGCCGGTGTCAGCACGCCGGGCGGGTTCTGGCCGGGCAGCCAGCACAGCGACCACCTGGCCGGCGACCCCATGCTCCGCGTCCAGCACCCGTCCCGCTTCATGGTCTTCTTCTACTCCAACACCACCGCGTTCGTCGCGTCGCTGGTCGTCGTCATGCTGCTCATGAGCAACACCGTGACGCAGCACGGGTTCCGGTCATGCGCGCTCTGGGTGTGCACGGGCGCGGCCATGGTCGGGCTCATGGGCGCCTTCGCCTCCGGGAGCTGCCGGAGCATCAAGACCTCCATGTACGTCGTCGCGCTGGTGGCCGCCGTTCTCTTCTACATCGCCATTCAGGCGCTCGTCTTCTTTTGCAAGCCCGTGGAGAATTTGATCCACGACGTGCAACAAGCATTTGAAAGGTACCTCAACAAATTTGAGAGATTGGAGCAGCaaagtcagcagcagcagcaaagcaGAGCACCCGAGCACGGCAACGACGACGCGTACCAGATTCTGAGGAAGTCGCGGATGTATCTGCTGCTGCTCGGGATTCTTGCGGCGAGCGTCACATACCAAGCCGGACTTAACCCGCCGGGCGGCTTCTGGCAAGGCGATGCCGCCGCCGACGCTCGCCACCGCTACCTCGCCGGCGACCCGATCCTCCACATCACGTATCCCCGGCGATACCTGGCCTTCTTCTACTGCAACGCCACCGCCTTCGTCGCGTCGCTCGTCATCCTCATACTCCTCCTGAGCAACATACTCAGCACCCAGGGGATCAAGTACTGCGCGTTGCAGGTCGCCATGATCCTGGACCTGTTTGGCCTCATCGGCGCCTACGCCGCCGGGAGCTGCCGGCAAGTATCCAAATCTGTGTACGTCTCCCTGCTCGTCGTTCCTGTGTTCCTCTACGTCGGTATCCACGTCGTGGTCTTCATGCTAGAAGTGTGGCCGGCTCGCCCGGCATGGATCCAAGCGTTGAGTGAGAAGATGGAGCAATGCGCACCCAGCTGGCTCAAGGAGCTGTTCGAGCACCCCgagcagggggaggaggaggcggcggacgtCGAACGGACACTGGAGAAGAGGCGCAAGCTTCTGCTGCTTCTTGCGATCCTTGCGGCGAGCCTCACCTACCAAGCCGGCATGGGCCCGCCGGGCGGCTTCTGGCAAGAGAGCAAGCTCGGCCATGTCGCCGGCGACCCGGTGCTCAACGACAACTACCCGCGCCGCTACGTGGCCTTCTTCTACTGCAACGCGACGGCCTTCGTCGCGTCCCTTGCCGTCATCATGCTGCTGGCGAACAGGAAGCTCTCGGCGAGAGGGATACGGTCTTACGGACTGCGGGTGTGCGTGATCCTCGACCTCCTCGGCCTCATGGGCGCCTTCGCCGCCGGGAGCTGCCGGAAGGTGTCGACCTCGATCTACGTCCTCGTTCTCACATTCGCAGTTCTGCTCTGCATCGCTCTCCAGGTCACGCTGGTCTTGTCGGAGACGGCGCGAGGTCTTGCCAAGAGGCTCCTGTCAAAGCTCGGCGCGGGCGAAGACCAAGCCGGAGGCGACGGGCGGCATGGCACGGGCGTcgccgccggaggggcgcgtgaTCTCTGGGACGAGAAGCTGCCCAAGTACCTGCTGCTGCTcgccgcgctcgccgccgccgtcaCGTACCAGGCCGCGATGAGCCCGCCGGGCGGCCTCTGGGGCGACGCCACCGGCCACGTCGCCGGCGATCCGGTTCTCACGAGCAACTACCCGCGCCGGTACAAGGCCTTCTTCTACTGCAACGCGACGTCCTTCATGGCGTCCCTGGTGATCATGGTCCTCCTGCTGATCAAGAGGGTGAGCGACACGCCGCCGGCGCTCTTGGCGCTGCACGCCGCCATGATCCTGGACCTGTTTGGACTCATGGGTGCATACGCCGCTGGGAGCTGCCGGAGGGTGAGGACGTCTGCGTACGTCCTGGCGCTGGTCGTCGGGGTCTCGGCGTACATCGCTGTGCTCGTCGTGGCATCCATCGGCATAGCGGGGCGACTGAGAAGCGCAATGGACTGGCTGACGGAGCAAGTGACGCGGTGCTTCTCCGTGCATGATATGTAGAAGAACTTTGTAGAATTGTAGGGTGGCCTGCCCTGGCCCCATGGACCTTGTTTGTAGCATAATTGTTTTACGGGTTTGTTATTTTTCAGTCGACTGATTTTCAATTCGCTTTCATTTAAATTGTTGGCCGCTCGATCTTTTGCAGAGATTCACGCTGGAGCTGGCTATTTTCGAGGCGGTTTTCTCATGTCGGGCGCACTTCTACTTTCGGATCAGCCCGTTACTGCACATGTCGGGGGTGCTGTCTTCTTTGggcagaaagagagagaggggagaggagagagctACAGAAGCAGAGCGGAAGAGGTGATTCCTTTGCAATTTTGTTCATAGTCCATGGCGAGCTCTGCCTCTCCCCGAGCTTTATGTGCTTCGTGGAACTTGTCTTCCCCATTCCCTCTTTTCGATTTCATGTTTCTGTGCTCATGCCCCGTCCAGATCTTCCATCATTTTCTTAGATGCAGGTGTATGTGTAGATGTAGAGGTTGATGAATACGTAGGTGCAGATGTTGTGATTTCATTTTGCCATGGCATTTGATGAGGTTGCATCAGCTTGAATTCCACCGGTGTTTGCTGTAGATGGAGGCAGTCGATTCGTTGGCTCTCCTTGATTGTTGCATATGTAGCTTTTAATCTGGATGTAGCAATGTACCCCCTTGTCATTTCTTATATTTTATCGTCGTTCGT
It encodes:
- the LOC119299389 gene encoding uncharacterized protein LOC119299389, which gives rise to MAAPAALDVSLERVATAVAVPPPGIDVDGATAEAEFLWELRKYVLLLATLAASVTYSAGLSPPGGFWPDNDADGGARLAGDPVLLVTYPRRYKAFFYCNATAFVASLVIVNLLLVRSLAHRRRWLRALQAAMLLDQFGLMGAYAAGSCRDAAMSAYVFVLVALVGCYVSAHVLVFVLLAPTARGDKVTPADRVERARKYLLIFATLAATITYQAGVSTPGGFWPGSQHSDHLAGDPMLRVQHPSRFMVFFYSNTTAFVASLVVVMLLMSNTVTQHGFRSCALWVCTGAAMVGLMGAFASGSCRSIKTSMYVVALVAAVLFYIAIQALVFFCKPVENLIHDVQQAFERYLNKFERLEQQSQQQQQSRAPEHGNDDAYQILRKSRMYLLLLGILAASVTYQAGLNPPGGFWQGDAAADARHRYLAGDPILHITYPRRYLAFFYCNATAFVASLVILILLLSNILSTQGIKYCALQVAMILDLFGLIGAYAAGSCRQVSKSVYVSLLVVPVFLYVGIHVVVFMLEVWPARPAWIQALSEKMEQCAPSWLKELFEHPEQGEEEAADVERTLEKRRKLLLLLAILAASLTYQAGMGPPGGFWQESKLGHVAGDPVLNDNYPRRYVAFFYCNATAFVASLAVIMLLANRKLSARGIRSYGLRVCVILDLLGLMGAFAAGSCRKVSTSIYVLVLTFAVLLCIALQVTLVLSETARGLAKRLLSKLGAGEDQAGGDGRHGTGVAAGGARDLWDEKLPKYLLLLAALAAAVTYQAAMSPPGGLWGDATGHVAGDPVLTSNYPRRYKAFFYCNATSFMASLVIMVLLLIKRVSDTPPALLALHAAMILDLFGLMGAYAAGSCRRVRTSAYVLALVVGVSAYIAVLVVASIGIAGRLRSAMDWLTEQVTRCFSVHDM